From one Pseudomonas sp. B21-048 genomic stretch:
- a CDS encoding class I SAM-dependent methyltransferase, whose protein sequence is MSYLSDNYVEETRFGFWFLRSHTWQHHVLRVAINDLRGLFSTPLPADPVLLDAGCGQGKSFQYLRQTFAPRRLLGLDADPHSLNLSGEEAARQGMDVELIGSDCASIKVPDASVDLLFCHQTFHHLVKQDQALAEFYRVLKPGGYLLFAESTEAYIDTWVIRWLFRHPMHVQKSAAGYLDMIRRQGFEFGPQNVSYPYLWWSRAKDFGLLERFGLRQPKPFGQREETLVNVVARKPLEGCA, encoded by the coding sequence ATGAGTTACTTGAGCGACAACTACGTCGAAGAAACCCGTTTCGGTTTCTGGTTCCTGCGCAGTCACACCTGGCAGCACCATGTATTGCGCGTGGCGATCAATGATTTGCGCGGTCTGTTCAGCACGCCGCTGCCCGCTGATCCGGTATTGCTGGATGCCGGTTGCGGCCAGGGCAAGTCGTTCCAGTACCTGCGCCAGACCTTCGCGCCTCGGCGCCTGCTCGGGCTGGATGCCGATCCTCACAGCCTGAACCTGAGCGGTGAAGAAGCGGCCCGCCAGGGCATGGATGTAGAACTGATTGGCAGTGACTGCGCGAGCATCAAAGTGCCGGACGCCAGTGTCGATCTGCTGTTCTGTCACCAGACTTTCCATCACCTCGTCAAGCAGGATCAAGCCCTGGCCGAGTTCTATCGGGTGCTCAAGCCGGGCGGCTATTTGCTGTTCGCCGAGTCCACCGAGGCTTACATTGATACGTGGGTGATTCGCTGGCTGTTCCGCCACCCGATGCACGTGCAGAAGAGCGCCGCCGGCTACCTGGACATGATTCGTCGCCAGGGTTTTGAATTCGGCCCGCAGAACGTGTCTTACCCTTACTTGTGGTGGAGTCGCGCCAAGGATTTCGGCCTGCTCGAACGCTTCGGCCTGCGCCAGCCGAAACCCTTTGGCCAGCGGGAAGAAACCCTGGTCAATGTGGTCGCGCGCAAGCCCCTTGAAGGGTGTGCCTGA
- a CDS encoding NAD(P)/FAD-dependent oxidoreductase: MPTIEMERRQVLVIGAGPSGAIAAALLKRKGHDVLMIERQHFPRFSIGESLLSHCLDFVEEAGMLEAVNAAGFQRKNGAAFAWGDQYSAFDFGDTFSNGKPTTFQVQRADFDKLLADQAELQGVDVRYGEAIVNADFSLAKPQLDVLREDGSQYRVEANFVLDASGYGRVLPRLLDLEAPSNFPVRQAVFTHVEDRIDNPAFDREKILITTHPTQRDIWFWTIPFSNGRCSVGVVAAAEHFEGRTENLDDCLRGFIAETPSLAGVLDNAVWDTPARTIGGYSANVKTLHGQGFALLGNAAEFLDPVFSSGVTIAMRSASMAAGVLHRQLQGESVDWQTEFAEPLKRGVNTFRCYVEGWYAGTFQDVIFYQHGTADIRRMISSILAGYAWDERNPFVSEPKRRLRMISDHCAQDPT; encoded by the coding sequence GTGCCAACAATTGAAATGGAACGTCGTCAGGTACTGGTGATCGGCGCAGGCCCCTCGGGCGCCATCGCCGCCGCGCTGCTCAAGCGTAAAGGTCATGATGTGCTGATGATCGAGCGCCAGCATTTCCCACGGTTTTCCATCGGTGAAAGCCTACTGTCCCACTGCCTGGATTTCGTCGAAGAAGCCGGCATGCTCGAGGCGGTAAACGCCGCCGGTTTCCAGCGCAAAAACGGTGCAGCGTTCGCTTGGGGCGATCAGTACAGCGCCTTCGATTTCGGTGACACATTCAGCAATGGCAAGCCGACGACGTTCCAGGTCCAGCGCGCCGATTTCGACAAGCTGCTGGCCGATCAGGCTGAGTTGCAAGGGGTCGACGTGCGTTACGGCGAAGCCATCGTCAACGCCGATTTCAGCCTGGCGAAACCGCAGCTCGATGTGCTTCGCGAAGACGGCAGCCAATACCGCGTCGAGGCCAACTTCGTGCTCGATGCCAGCGGCTACGGTCGCGTGCTGCCACGCTTGCTGGACCTTGAAGCACCGTCGAACTTTCCAGTGCGCCAGGCCGTGTTCACCCATGTCGAAGACCGTATCGACAACCCGGCTTTCGACCGGGAAAAAATCCTCATCACCACCCATCCGACCCAGCGTGATATCTGGTTCTGGACCATCCCGTTCAGCAACGGTCGTTGCTCGGTGGGCGTAGTGGCGGCCGCCGAACACTTCGAAGGCCGCACCGAGAATCTGGACGACTGCCTGCGCGGCTTCATCGCAGAAACTCCAAGCCTGGCCGGTGTGCTGGATAACGCTGTGTGGGATACGCCCGCGCGGACCATCGGCGGTTACTCGGCCAACGTCAAAACGCTGCACGGCCAAGGTTTCGCCCTGCTGGGCAATGCGGCGGAATTTCTCGACCCGGTGTTCTCCTCCGGCGTGACCATCGCCATGCGCTCGGCAAGCATGGCTGCCGGGGTGCTGCACCGCCAACTGCAAGGTGAAAGCGTCGACTGGCAGACCGAGTTCGCCGAGCCGCTCAAGCGCGGCGTCAACACCTTCCGTTGCTACGTCGAAGGCTGGTACGCGGGGACCTTTCAGGATGTAATTTTCTATCAGCACGGCACAGCGGATATCCGCCGTATGATCAGCTCGATCCTCGCGGGTTACGCCTGGGATGAACGCAACCCCTTCGTCAGCGAACCCAAACGTCGGCTGCGGATGATCTCGGACCATTGCGCACAGGATCCGACATGA
- a CDS encoding sodium:proton antiporter: MMVAMFWVMALVLFAVATRVGRHFGLIPIVSQLLLATFGLPLLMYLWIEPGWHLSGTDLISQGWLKNLYSLSFALLLGHILSDVIDLRLERQSLKIALPSFCIPFACGLTTAVWLLPPQPWISSLAVGLLFAITAIPVLYLYLRHINYPPAATRRLVQTAILIDLTCWTLFAFAQGSLHLSSLLLPLAGACLPLLLRLLGLRQPLLHSGCFFALLVVAEHFKLNALIFGIGYLLCMAALKVPLVLPLSAAWMSRLQTWIAIPLILTFGIVQINVHSAIDSLDGLQLAALLLLPIASKLLGNWLGLGWAGASFEGANRWRESLLLNIRGLSEIVFLNLLLQQQLISPALYFALMLMGLIATLLPALAGMHRIPLNIAVPARSTRANN; this comes from the coding sequence ATGATGGTCGCGATGTTCTGGGTGATGGCCTTGGTGTTGTTCGCCGTGGCTACCCGTGTCGGTCGTCATTTCGGTCTGATTCCGATCGTCAGCCAGTTGTTGCTGGCGACCTTCGGCCTGCCGCTGCTGATGTACTTGTGGATCGAACCGGGCTGGCATCTCAGCGGTACCGATCTGATCTCGCAGGGCTGGCTGAAGAACCTCTACAGCCTGAGTTTTGCCTTGCTGCTGGGGCACATCCTCAGCGACGTGATCGACCTGCGGCTGGAACGCCAGAGCCTGAAAATTGCCTTACCAAGTTTCTGCATTCCCTTTGCCTGCGGGCTGACGACAGCGGTCTGGCTGTTGCCGCCGCAGCCGTGGATCAGTTCGCTGGCGGTCGGTCTGCTGTTCGCCATCACCGCGATTCCGGTGTTGTATCTGTACCTGCGACACATCAACTATCCGCCCGCTGCCACCCGGCGTCTGGTGCAGACCGCGATCCTGATCGACCTGACCTGCTGGACCCTGTTCGCGTTCGCCCAGGGCAGCCTGCACCTGAGCAGCCTCTTGCTACCGCTGGCTGGCGCCTGCCTGCCGTTGTTGCTGCGATTGCTCGGCTTGCGCCAACCGTTGCTGCACAGCGGCTGTTTCTTCGCGCTACTGGTGGTCGCCGAACATTTCAAACTCAATGCGCTGATTTTCGGCATCGGCTACCTGCTGTGCATGGCCGCGCTCAAGGTACCCTTGGTGCTGCCATTGTCGGCGGCGTGGATGAGCCGTTTGCAGACCTGGATCGCCATCCCGCTGATCCTCACGTTCGGCATCGTGCAGATCAACGTGCACAGCGCCATCGATAGTCTCGACGGGTTGCAACTGGCCGCGCTCCTGCTGTTGCCGATTGCCAGCAAATTGCTGGGCAACTGGCTGGGTCTGGGCTGGGCTGGCGCCTCGTTTGAAGGTGCCAACCGCTGGCGGGAAAGCCTTTTACTGAATATTCGCGGCTTGAGCGAGATTGTCTTTCTCAACCTGCTGCTGCAACAACAGCTCATCAGCCCGGCGCTGTATTTCGCGCTGATGTTGATGGGCCTGATCGCAACCCTGCTGCCGGCACTGGCTGGCATGCACCGAATCCCTTTGAACATCGCCGTCCCGGCAAGGAGCACCCGTGCCAACAATTGA
- a CDS encoding MMPL family transporter codes for MTLPSERMLPRLFLLLLLAVLALAGWQWRGDAPLSANLMELVPGTAPDALELRAEQRMQEPLNREMLVLVGHKDRQQAIAMAQKLGEQWQASGVFEKVQWNLQADLPALRTQLLQGRLAMLSAADRQQLIEHPDAFVQQRVQALFDPFTGFSLVPSQDDWLGLTGRIQNSQPQHGSVQLDIGSGTLVADADGKSWVMLRARTAGNAFDMSLPLQVADLLQHSREEATRSDVQLLAASGLLYAASGQRQAAREMTWVGGGATVGILLLLLLAFRRWRVLLAFVPVLVGMLFGAVACVALFGHMHVMTLVLGSSLIGVAVDYPLHYLSKSWSLKPWHSWPALRMTLPGLTLSLITSCIGYLALAWTPFPALTQIAVFSAAGLLGAYLSAVCLLPALLKGVVLRPAQWPMRIAEKLLELRETLLKYVRTPVLLALLIAFCVGGLLQLQSKNDIRQWIGTPQQLTDEAQTIARITGYQPTSQFFLVRAANQQALLERLTALSERLDQLVNLEKLQGYLSINQLVSPPSEQRKVREALSKLPQFWQPLLDLGVPAAALQAELAALQTLPTEDIDAALAGPLAEPYRTLWLGPSDDGVAAMVSLQGLNNPALLRVQAQDLPGVQLVDRLGELNQVFAATQISAAELKLASCVLIVLVLILPFGFGGALRIVSLPLLAALCSLASLGWLGQPLTLFSLFGLLLVTAISVDYAILMREQIGGAAASLLGTLLAAVTTWLSFGLLAVSSTPAVSNFGLSVSLGLAFSFILAPWAGRQVHIAAITEPAV; via the coding sequence ATGACTTTGCCGAGTGAACGAATGCTGCCGCGGCTGTTTCTGCTCCTGCTGCTGGCGGTGCTCGCGCTCGCCGGCTGGCAATGGCGTGGCGACGCACCGCTGTCGGCCAACTTGATGGAACTGGTGCCTGGCACCGCGCCGGACGCGCTGGAACTGCGCGCCGAACAACGTATGCAAGAACCGCTGAACCGGGAAATGCTGGTGCTGGTCGGCCATAAAGACCGCCAGCAAGCCATCGCCATGGCGCAAAAGCTCGGCGAGCAGTGGCAGGCCAGCGGCGTCTTCGAAAAGGTCCAGTGGAACCTGCAAGCCGACTTGCCAGCGCTGCGCACGCAATTGCTGCAAGGCCGACTGGCGATGCTGTCCGCGGCCGACCGGCAGCAACTCATCGAACACCCCGACGCCTTTGTTCAGCAACGGGTACAAGCCCTGTTCGACCCGTTTACCGGTTTCAGCTTGGTACCGAGCCAGGACGACTGGCTCGGCCTGACCGGGCGCATCCAGAACAGCCAGCCACAGCATGGTTCGGTGCAACTGGACATCGGCAGCGGAACGCTGGTTGCCGATGCCGACGGCAAGAGTTGGGTGATGCTGCGAGCGCGAACCGCCGGCAACGCGTTCGACATGAGCCTGCCGCTGCAAGTGGCTGACCTGCTCCAGCACAGTCGCGAAGAAGCCACCCGGTCGGATGTGCAACTGCTCGCCGCCAGTGGCCTGCTGTACGCCGCCAGCGGTCAACGGCAAGCCGCTCGCGAAATGACCTGGGTCGGCGGCGGCGCCACGGTCGGGATTCTGTTGTTGCTGTTGCTGGCCTTCCGGCGTTGGCGGGTGTTGCTGGCCTTCGTCCCGGTGCTGGTGGGCATGCTGTTCGGCGCGGTGGCCTGCGTGGCGCTGTTCGGTCACATGCATGTGATGACGCTGGTGCTGGGTTCAAGCCTGATCGGCGTGGCGGTGGATTACCCGCTGCATTACCTGTCCAAGAGCTGGAGCCTGAAACCCTGGCACAGCTGGCCGGCGTTGCGCATGACCCTGCCGGGGCTGACGCTGAGCCTGATCACCAGTTGTATCGGCTACCTGGCCCTGGCCTGGACGCCGTTCCCGGCCCTGACCCAAATTGCCGTGTTCTCCGCCGCCGGGCTGCTGGGCGCCTACCTGTCGGCCGTGTGCCTGCTGCCGGCGCTGCTCAAAGGCGTAGTTCTGCGGCCGGCGCAATGGCCGATGCGCATCGCCGAGAAGTTGCTGGAGCTGCGTGAAACGTTGCTCAAATACGTACGAACGCCGGTATTACTGGCGCTGCTGATCGCCTTCTGCGTCGGCGGTCTGTTGCAGCTGCAGAGCAAAAACGATATTCGCCAATGGATCGGCACGCCGCAGCAACTGACTGACGAAGCCCAGACCATCGCACGCATCACCGGTTATCAACCTACCAGCCAGTTTTTCCTGGTGCGCGCGGCCAATCAGCAGGCGTTGCTCGAACGCCTGACGGCACTGAGCGAGCGTCTGGATCAACTGGTCAATCTGGAGAAACTTCAGGGTTATCTATCGATCAATCAACTGGTCAGCCCGCCGAGCGAACAGCGCAAAGTGCGTGAAGCACTGAGCAAGCTGCCGCAGTTCTGGCAACCGTTGCTCGATCTCGGCGTGCCAGCCGCCGCGTTGCAGGCCGAGTTGGCAGCATTGCAGACGCTGCCCACCGAAGACATCGACGCAGCGCTGGCCGGCCCATTGGCCGAGCCCTATCGCACCCTGTGGCTGGGGCCGTCCGATGACGGCGTGGCCGCGATGGTCAGCCTGCAAGGCTTGAACAATCCCGCGCTATTGCGGGTCCAGGCGCAAGATTTACCGGGCGTGCAGCTGGTGGACCGTCTCGGCGAACTGAACCAGGTTTTCGCCGCCACCCAAATCAGCGCCGCTGAATTGAAACTCGCTTCCTGTGTACTGATCGTGCTGGTGCTGATCCTGCCATTCGGTTTCGGTGGCGCGTTGCGAATTGTCTCTCTGCCGCTGCTGGCGGCCCTGTGCAGTCTGGCCAGTCTCGGTTGGCTCGGTCAGCCGCTGACGCTGTTCAGCCTGTTCGGCCTGTTGCTGGTGACGGCCATCAGCGTCGATTACGCGATCCTCATGCGCGAACAGATCGGCGGTGCCGCGGCGAGTCTGCTGGGCACCTTGCTGGCAGCGGTGACTACCTGGCTGTCGTTCGGCCTGCTGGCGGTATCCAGCACACCGGCGGTGAGTAACTTCGGTTTGTCGGTGAGCCTCGGCCTGGCGTTCAGCTTCATCCTGGCGCCATGGGCCGGACGCCAAGTCCATATCGCAGCGATTACGGAGCCGGCAGTATGA
- a CDS encoding outer membrane lipoprotein carrier protein LolA, with the protein MNSLFKCLGALALLGLSSLAQAFDLQQLSDQLAKPDVIHGSFIQEKHLRALPQPLTSKGTFVLAKNHGLLWLLKTPLQQDYRISDKGIARRDANGWQMLPNKSAGAEQNRLFLAVLQGDSSGLQRDFELSLSGDAQNWKLTLTPRSMLLKQVFNQINIDGGELVHSIELLETQGDRTQLRMQDSTSAQPLSDAEQHDFAE; encoded by the coding sequence ATGAATTCGCTGTTCAAATGCCTCGGCGCTTTAGCGTTGCTCGGGCTTTCATCATTGGCGCAGGCTTTCGATCTACAGCAACTCAGCGATCAACTGGCCAAGCCCGACGTGATCCACGGCAGCTTCATCCAGGAAAAACACCTGCGTGCCCTGCCCCAGCCGCTGACCAGCAAGGGCACCTTTGTTCTGGCGAAGAATCACGGCCTGCTCTGGCTGCTGAAAACCCCGCTGCAACAGGACTATCGCATCAGCGACAAGGGCATTGCCCGACGTGATGCCAACGGTTGGCAAATGCTGCCGAACAAGAGTGCCGGTGCCGAGCAGAACCGTTTGTTCCTCGCGGTGCTGCAAGGCGACAGCAGCGGCCTGCAGCGGGATTTCGAGCTGTCGCTGAGCGGCGACGCACAAAACTGGAAGCTGACCCTGACCCCGCGTTCGATGCTGCTCAAGCAGGTGTTCAATCAGATCAACATTGACGGCGGCGAACTGGTGCACAGCATCGAGCTGCTCGAAACCCAGGGCGACCGAACCCAGTTGCGCATGCAGGACAGCACCAGCGCCCAACCGTTGAGCGATGCGGAGCAACATGACTTTGCCGAGTGA
- a CDS encoding thioesterase family protein, giving the protein MRSKGVLHTDTEILVPFFDVDTMNVVWHGHYVKYLEVARCALLDKIGHNYEAMVASGFAWPVIDLQLRYVRGAVFGQKLNVRANLVEWENRLKINYLISDLATGERLTRAVSVQVAVDMSSREMQLASPKVFTDAVERMLP; this is encoded by the coding sequence ATGCGTAGCAAGGGAGTGCTTCACACCGACACGGAAATCCTCGTACCGTTTTTTGACGTCGACACCATGAACGTGGTCTGGCACGGCCATTACGTCAAATACCTGGAAGTCGCTCGCTGTGCGCTGCTGGACAAGATCGGCCACAACTACGAAGCCATGGTGGCGTCAGGTTTCGCGTGGCCGGTGATCGACTTGCAGCTGCGCTATGTGCGCGGTGCCGTGTTCGGCCAGAAGCTGAATGTGCGTGCCAACCTGGTGGAGTGGGAAAACCGTCTGAAGATCAATTACCTGATCAGCGACCTCGCAACCGGTGAACGTTTGACCCGCGCTGTTTCAGTCCAGGTCGCCGTCGACATGAGCAGCCGCGAAATGCAGCTCGCTTCACCGAAGGTGTTCACCGACGCGGTTGAAAGGATGCTCCCATGA
- the hutH gene encoding histidine ammonia-lyase, whose protein sequence is MTTPTLEPVTFGELPLRIEDVLALANRQAPTQLQNDPEFRQRIAKGPQFLDSLLDKEGVIYGVTTGYGDSCVVAVPLHHVEALPRHLYTFHGCGLGKLLDAQATRAVLAARLQSLCHGVSGVRVELLERLQAFLEHDILPLIPEEGSVGASGDLTPLSYVAATLSGERDVMFRGERRQAADVHRELGWEPLVLRPKEALALMNGTAVMTGLACLAYARADYLLQLATRITALNVVALQGNPEHFDERLFAAKPHPGQMQVAAWLRKDLAIDAPTAPLHRLQDRYSLRCAPHVLGVLADSLNWLRSFIEIELNSANDNPIIDAEAERVLHGGHFYGGHIAFAMDSLKTLVANVADLLDRQLALLVDERYNHGLPSNLSGATADRAMLNHGFKAVQIGTSAWTAEALKNTMPASVFSRSTECHNQDKVSMGTISARDAIRVLELTEQVAAATLLAANQGVWLRGQAEDARPLPPALAAMHEELAKDFPPVIEDRALEGELRLCLKRIADQHWRLHA, encoded by the coding sequence ATGACGACGCCAACGCTTGAGCCGGTAACCTTCGGCGAACTCCCTTTGCGCATCGAAGACGTGCTGGCCCTGGCCAACCGTCAGGCGCCGACGCAGTTGCAAAACGACCCTGAGTTTCGCCAGCGCATCGCCAAGGGCCCGCAGTTCCTTGACTCCCTGCTGGACAAGGAAGGTGTGATCTATGGCGTGACCACCGGTTATGGCGATTCCTGTGTGGTCGCGGTGCCGCTGCATCACGTCGAGGCATTGCCCCGTCATCTGTACACGTTTCACGGCTGCGGCCTGGGCAAACTGCTCGACGCCCAAGCCACCCGTGCGGTGCTGGCAGCGCGTTTGCAGTCGCTGTGCCACGGCGTTTCCGGGGTGCGCGTGGAGTTGCTGGAACGTCTGCAAGCCTTCCTCGAACACGACATCCTGCCGCTGATCCCGGAAGAAGGTTCGGTGGGCGCCAGCGGTGATCTGACGCCGCTGTCCTATGTGGCCGCGACCTTGTCCGGCGAGCGCGACGTGATGTTTCGTGGCGAGCGTCGACAAGCCGCCGATGTGCACCGCGAACTGGGCTGGGAGCCGCTGGTATTGCGCCCCAAAGAAGCACTGGCATTGATGAACGGCACCGCCGTCATGACCGGTCTCGCCTGCCTGGCTTACGCCCGCGCTGATTACCTGCTGCAACTGGCCACGCGCATTACCGCGCTGAACGTGGTCGCGTTGCAGGGCAATCCGGAGCACTTCGACGAGCGCCTGTTCGCGGCCAAACCTCATCCTGGGCAGATGCAAGTCGCCGCGTGGTTGCGCAAGGACCTGGCGATCGATGCGCCGACCGCGCCGCTGCATCGCCTGCAAGACCGCTATTCCCTGCGTTGTGCGCCGCACGTGCTCGGTGTATTGGCCGACAGCCTGAACTGGCTGCGCTCGTTCATCGAGATCGAACTCAACAGCGCCAACGACAACCCGATCATCGACGCCGAAGCCGAACGCGTGCTGCACGGTGGGCACTTCTACGGCGGCCATATCGCGTTCGCCATGGACAGCCTGAAAACCCTGGTGGCGAACGTCGCTGACTTGCTCGACCGTCAGCTCGCACTGTTGGTGGACGAGCGTTACAACCATGGTTTGCCGAGCAATCTGTCTGGCGCAACCGCCGACCGCGCGATGCTCAACCACGGCTTCAAGGCCGTGCAGATCGGCACCAGCGCCTGGACCGCCGAGGCCCTGAAAAACACCATGCCGGCCAGCGTCTTCTCGCGTTCCACCGAGTGCCACAACCAGGACAAAGTCAGCATGGGCACCATCTCTGCCCGCGACGCCATTCGTGTGCTGGAGCTGACCGAACAGGTCGCCGCCGCCACGCTGCTGGCCGCCAACCAAGGCGTCTGGCTGCGCGGCCAGGCTGAAGACGCGCGCCCACTGCCACCGGCCCTGGCCGCGATGCACGAAGAATTGGCCAAGGACTTCCCGCCGGTCATCGAAGACCGTGCGCTGGAAGGCGAATTACGCCTGTGCCTGAAACGCATCGCCGATCAACACTGGAGGCTGCATGCGTAG
- a CDS encoding glycosyl transferase, with amino-acid sequence MSDNADKQHWADHQERGSFWLMKFTALCAKVLGRRLLSPLLYGIVLYFFLFGRSARQSAWQYQQRLADWSARNELRPTHWRVFGQFMAFADSMLDKLDVWNGKLSIEQIEIIDPALLRNKLRGTRGQMLVGAHLGNLEVCRALAEIGEKVTMNVLVHTKHAEQFNRLLGEAGATNLRLIQVSELDPVIMLQLHERLERGEWLAIAGDRVPLHGGRSVSVDFLGYQAAFPQGPWLLAGLLKCPINLMLCLKKPTGEYRLTLEPFADAIVWKRGDREQVIHQCASRYAERLGHYCLEAPQQWFNFYPFWKTDDDANA; translated from the coding sequence ATGAGCGACAACGCAGACAAACAGCACTGGGCCGACCACCAGGAACGTGGCAGCTTCTGGCTGATGAAGTTCACCGCGCTCTGCGCAAAAGTCTTGGGCCGTCGGTTGTTGAGCCCGTTGCTGTACGGCATCGTGCTGTACTTTTTTCTGTTCGGGCGCAGCGCCCGCCAAAGCGCCTGGCAATACCAGCAGCGGCTTGCCGACTGGAGCGCTCGCAATGAATTGCGCCCGACCCATTGGCGGGTGTTTGGCCAGTTCATGGCCTTCGCCGACTCCATGCTCGACAAACTCGACGTGTGGAACGGCAAGCTGAGCATCGAGCAAATCGAAATCATCGACCCGGCGCTGCTGCGCAACAAACTGCGCGGCACACGCGGGCAAATGCTGGTGGGCGCGCACCTGGGCAATCTCGAGGTCTGTCGGGCGCTGGCCGAGATCGGCGAGAAAGTCACCATGAACGTGCTGGTGCATACCAAGCACGCCGAACAATTCAACCGTCTGCTGGGCGAAGCCGGGGCGACCAATCTGCGGCTGATTCAGGTCAGCGAACTGGACCCGGTAATCATGCTGCAACTGCATGAACGCCTGGAGCGCGGCGAATGGCTGGCAATTGCCGGCGACCGCGTGCCGCTGCATGGCGGACGCAGCGTGAGCGTGGATTTCCTCGGCTATCAAGCCGCGTTTCCTCAGGGCCCATGGCTGCTGGCCGGCCTGCTGAAATGCCCGATCAACCTGATGCTGTGCCTGAAGAAACCCACGGGCGAGTATCGACTGACCCTTGAACCGTTCGCCGATGCCATCGTGTGGAAACGCGGCGACCGCGAACAGGTCATTCACCAGTGCGCCTCCCGCTACGCCGAACGCCTGGGTCACTATTGCCTCGAAGCGCCCCAACAATGGTTCAACTTTTACCCTTTCTGGAAGACCGATGACGACGCCAACGCTTGA
- a CDS encoding glycosyltransferase family 2 protein has protein sequence MHNPCAVIPVYNHETAITAVVEALLACGLPCILVDDASSPVCAKVLDRLALRDRVYLIRLTVNQGKGGAVMTGLREASRLGFSHALQVDADGQHDLQDVKVFIEHSRTHPEAVICGYPHYDASVPRGRLYARYLTHVMVWINTLSLQIRDSMCGFRVYPLPSTLALIDSARIGKRMDFDSDILVRLAWRNQPMQWLKTRVHYPLDGVSHFRLFHDNVLISSMHTRLFFGMLLRAPVILWRRWRA, from the coding sequence ATGCATAACCCCTGCGCCGTAATCCCGGTCTACAACCACGAAACCGCCATCACTGCCGTGGTTGAGGCGCTGCTTGCTTGTGGCCTGCCATGCATTCTGGTGGACGATGCCAGCAGTCCGGTCTGCGCCAAAGTGCTTGACCGACTGGCCCTGCGTGATCGGGTTTATCTGATCAGGCTCACCGTCAATCAAGGCAAGGGCGGCGCGGTAATGACCGGTTTGCGCGAAGCCTCGCGGCTGGGCTTCAGCCATGCCTTGCAGGTGGACGCCGACGGCCAGCATGACCTGCAAGACGTCAAAGTGTTCATTGAGCATTCGCGCACCCATCCCGAAGCGGTGATCTGCGGTTACCCGCATTACGACGCCAGCGTCCCGAGGGGGCGTTTGTACGCCCGCTACCTGACTCATGTGATGGTCTGGATCAACACCCTGTCGTTGCAGATTCGCGACTCCATGTGCGGCTTCCGCGTCTATCCATTACCGTCAACCCTGGCACTGATCGACTCGGCCAGAATAGGTAAACGCATGGACTTCGACTCCGACATTCTGGTACGCCTGGCCTGGCGCAATCAGCCGATGCAGTGGCTGAAAACCAGGGTCCATTACCCTCTGGATGGCGTCTCGCATTTCCGCTTGTTCCACGACAATGTACTGATTTCGAGCATGCACACCCGGCTGTTCTTCGGCATGTTGCTGCGGGCACCGGTGATCCTCTGGCGACGGTGGCGAGCATGA